Proteins from a single region of Paenibacillus sp. BIHB 4019:
- a CDS encoding metallophosphoesterase, whose amino-acid sequence MNVERTLVISDIHGCYQEFIELLEKVDYRAVKDRLILLGDYVSRGPESKEVVDLVKHLVQEQGAIALQGNHDHRFVRVIENQASEKEIITFFENGGSETLQSYGKATKSNGLDHLKEVRDVIMGELSSHMDFLKNLPCYYEDNDYIYVHAGLNPLVSQLSE is encoded by the coding sequence ATGAATGTGGAACGAACATTGGTAATTAGCGATATCCATGGCTGTTACCAGGAGTTTATAGAGCTCTTGGAAAAAGTCGATTATCGTGCAGTAAAAGACAGACTGATTCTTCTGGGGGATTATGTAAGCAGAGGGCCGGAAAGCAAAGAGGTTGTTGACCTAGTCAAGCATTTAGTCCAAGAGCAGGGGGCAATAGCGCTGCAAGGCAACCATGACCATCGTTTTGTTAGGGTGATAGAGAATCAGGCGAGTGAAAAAGAAATCATCACATTTTTTGAAAATGGCGGAAGCGAAACTTTACAAAGTTATGGCAAGGCCACCAAAAGCAATGGTTTAGATCATTTGAAGGAAGTACGAGATGTGATTATGGGGGAGCTTTCTTCTCATATGGACTTTCTGAAAAATCTTCCTTGCTATTACGAGGATAACGATTACATCTATGTGCATGCAGGTTTAAATCCTTTAGTATCCCAATTATCTGAGTAG
- a CDS encoding alpha/beta hydrolase, which produces MSMIETTIASFDGTKLYFSKNVVSDAKAAVVVVHGLCEHAGRYDYLTEKLNRRGFNVYRFDHRGHARSEGPRTFYNDFHQMIDDVNGIVEAALQESGDTPLFVIGHSMGGFASSSFGTKYPGKVKGIVLSGALTRYHTKVAGELPLSLPSGTYFPNELGSGVCSDPEVVSAYANDPLVEKQISVDLFNSLGDGVEWLKQHAKKFVDPVLVLHGANDGLVSEQDSRDFYGDIASTDKTLKIYAHLMHEIFNEPSRDEVIEEAISWIEQRI; this is translated from the coding sequence ATGAGTATGATAGAAACTACTATCGCATCCTTTGACGGTACAAAGCTTTATTTCAGTAAAAATGTGGTGAGTGATGCAAAGGCCGCAGTTGTAGTCGTTCATGGCTTATGCGAGCATGCTGGACGCTACGATTATTTGACGGAGAAATTAAACAGGCGTGGTTTTAATGTATATCGTTTTGACCATCGCGGGCATGCCAGGTCAGAAGGTCCGCGCACCTTCTACAACGACTTTCATCAAATGATTGACGATGTAAATGGCATTGTTGAGGCGGCATTGCAAGAGAGCGGCGATACCCCTCTTTTTGTGATCGGGCATAGTATGGGAGGCTTTGCATCCTCTTCTTTTGGAACCAAATACCCAGGCAAAGTAAAAGGGATTGTTTTATCAGGAGCGCTTACCCGTTATCATACGAAGGTTGCCGGAGAACTGCCGCTATCGCTTCCTTCGGGCACGTATTTTCCAAACGAGCTTGGCAGTGGAGTATGCAGTGATCCAGAGGTTGTATCCGCTTACGCTAATGATCCGCTAGTAGAAAAGCAAATTTCTGTAGATCTATTCAATAGCCTAGGGGATGGAGTGGAGTGGCTAAAACAACATGCGAAGAAATTTGTTGATCCGGTTTTAGTGCTGCATGGAGCTAATGACGGGCTTGTAAGCGAACAAGACTCACGTGATTTTTACGGAGATATTGCTTCTACTGATAAAACGTTGAAAATTTATGCTCATCTCATGCACGAAATATTTAACGAACCAAGTCGCGACGAGGTCATTGAAGAAGCCATTTCTTGGATTGAACAACGAATCTGA